Proteins from a genomic interval of Acidimicrobiales bacterium:
- a CDS encoding acyl-CoA dehydrogenase family protein, translated as MATDPALADELVDTVRTWVRKEVIPQASAFEHADEFPTAFVEQMKAFGLFGARIPESHGGLGLDTLTYARLMEELAYGWMSLAGVLNTHTIAATLIERFGTADQQGRWLPSMATGEPRAAFSLSEPDAGSDTRAIRCKAEPDGDEYVLNGTKMWVTNGARAGIVALAAKTPEGITCFMVEKAPGAEHGGIRVSRNIDKLGYKGLETVEMTYVDHRVPASSVLGGPDGLGRGLHYILGSLELGRINIAARALGVARAAYDASMKYAHEREAFGVPIAQHQAIQFKLADMATKVEASRLLVRSAAERFEAGERADVEAGMAKLFCSETALEVATEAMRIHGGYGYTTDLPIERYYRDAPLMVIGEGTNEIQRIVIARGLMARWAESSG; from the coding sequence ATGGCGACCGATCCCGCGCTGGCCGACGAGCTGGTGGACACCGTCCGGACCTGGGTGCGCAAGGAGGTCATCCCCCAGGCGTCGGCCTTCGAGCACGCCGACGAGTTCCCCACGGCGTTCGTCGAGCAGATGAAGGCGTTCGGGCTCTTCGGCGCCCGCATCCCCGAGTCCCACGGCGGCCTGGGGCTCGACACCCTCACCTACGCCCGCCTCATGGAGGAGCTGGCCTACGGCTGGATGTCGCTGGCCGGCGTCCTCAACACCCACACCATCGCCGCCACGCTCATCGAGCGCTTCGGCACCGCCGACCAGCAGGGCCGATGGCTGCCGTCGATGGCGACGGGCGAGCCTCGGGCCGCCTTCTCGCTCTCGGAGCCCGACGCCGGCTCGGACACCCGGGCGATCCGCTGCAAGGCCGAGCCAGACGGCGACGAGTACGTCCTCAACGGCACGAAGATGTGGGTCACCAACGGAGCGCGGGCCGGGATCGTGGCGCTGGCGGCCAAGACGCCCGAGGGCATCACGTGCTTCATGGTGGAGAAGGCGCCGGGAGCGGAGCACGGCGGCATCCGGGTGAGCCGCAACATCGACAAGCTCGGCTACAAGGGCCTGGAGACGGTGGAGATGACCTATGTCGACCACCGGGTGCCGGCCTCGTCGGTGCTCGGCGGGCCCGACGGTCTCGGCCGGGGCCTGCACTACATCCTCGGGTCGCTGGAGCTGGGCCGGATCAACATCGCCGCCCGCGCCCTCGGCGTCGCCCGGGCGGCCTACGACGCCTCGATGAAGTACGCCCACGAGCGGGAGGCCTTCGGGGTGCCGATCGCCCAGCATCAGGCCATCCAGTTCAAGCTGGCCGACATGGCCACGAAGGTGGAGGCGTCGCGGCTGCTGGTGCGCAGCGCCGCCGAGCGCTTCGAGGCGGGCGAGCGGGCCGACGTCGAGGCCGGCATGGCCAAGCTGTTCTGCTCGGAGACGGCGCTCGAGGTGGCCACCGAGGCCATGCGCATCCACGGCGGCTACGGCTACACCACAGATCTCCCGATCGAGCGCTACTACCGGGACGCCCCGCTGATGGTGATCGGCGAGGGCACCAACGAGATCCAGCGCATCGTCATCGCCCGCGGCCTGATGGCCCGCTGGGCGGAGTCGTCGGGCTGA
- a CDS encoding helix-turn-helix transcriptional regulator encodes MVVARSARRVVAGRFQAQACLLHAWRTRVAGLSQATVAARLGISEGLASMWETGARRISLTHLRALDAQYGAEGALLDLALALDKPDGLPAGTVWAHNPQGPSRPHWAWLRPRPGRGRVDALLLWGAFAFDCSSDCDDRGFFVTSPVSMPNPPVWVHLREPGWVDFGQGRIPDMFEVPCFEAVNVARLSNGGQSPVGLVDPDVVARFRRDPRFATAVLDLFGQRPELVRQVFSATEPKTYVADLTVQPPVALHDPRPFDGPALRTLREARGFSQADAAQLATELLPDHPVSDDQVRVLERGGSPRARLLRSRLDSVYGADGLTCVEEVGVTGGRSPIVVGFPGYWIGPIWVTLVAEGSTPALVQLTFGMHSKQVIARPGTTLTCRRATRTKGSLLVSCPTGWRVRAGVGARPDGRDVNWGWRNVDDLSTRGDAPVHELLLGLFGRTVADFEQLLHRFD; translated from the coding sequence ATGGTTGTGGCTCGCTCCGCTCGGCGGGTCGTCGCCGGTCGGTTCCAGGCGCAGGCCTGCCTGCTCCACGCCTGGCGGACCCGCGTGGCGGGGCTCAGCCAGGCGACGGTGGCGGCGCGCCTGGGCATCTCCGAGGGATTGGCCAGCATGTGGGAGACCGGCGCCCGCCGGATCAGCCTCACGCACCTCCGGGCGCTCGACGCCCAGTACGGAGCGGAAGGTGCGCTCCTCGACCTGGCCCTCGCCCTCGACAAGCCGGACGGCCTGCCGGCCGGCACGGTGTGGGCGCACAACCCTCAGGGCCCGAGCCGGCCCCACTGGGCGTGGCTGCGACCCCGCCCGGGCCGGGGACGGGTCGACGCCCTGCTCCTGTGGGGCGCGTTCGCGTTCGACTGCTCCTCCGACTGCGACGACCGGGGCTTCTTCGTGACGTCGCCGGTCTCGATGCCGAACCCGCCGGTGTGGGTCCACCTGCGGGAGCCCGGCTGGGTCGACTTCGGGCAGGGCCGGATCCCCGACATGTTCGAGGTTCCGTGCTTCGAGGCCGTGAACGTGGCACGGCTCTCGAACGGCGGGCAGTCGCCGGTCGGCCTGGTCGACCCGGACGTCGTCGCCCGCTTCCGGCGGGACCCCCGGTTCGCCACGGCGGTGCTCGACCTGTTCGGCCAGAGGCCCGAGCTCGTCCGGCAGGTGTTCAGCGCGACGGAGCCGAAGACGTACGTCGCCGACCTCACCGTGCAGCCCCCGGTGGCCCTCCACGACCCCCGCCCGTTCGACGGCCCGGCGCTCCGGACGCTGCGCGAGGCCCGGGGCTTCAGCCAGGCCGACGCCGCCCAGCTGGCGACCGAGCTGCTGCCCGACCACCCCGTCAGCGACGACCAGGTGCGGGTGCTCGAGCGGGGCGGGAGTCCCCGGGCGCGCCTGCTCCGCTCCCGGCTCGACAGCGTCTACGGCGCCGACGGCCTCACCTGCGTGGAGGAGGTGGGCGTCACGGGTGGGCGGTCGCCGATCGTCGTCGGCTTCCCCGGCTACTGGATCGGGCCCATCTGGGTCACCCTCGTGGCGGAGGGATCGACGCCCGCCCTGGTGCAGCTCACGTTCGGGATGCACAGCAAGCAGGTGATCGCCCGGCCGGGGACCACCCTCACGTGCCGGCGGGCGACCCGGACGAAGGGGTCGCTCCTGGTGTCGTGCCCGACGGGCTGGCGGGTGCGGGCGGGCGTCGGCGCCCGTCCGGACGGCCGGGACGTCAACTGGGGCTGGCGCAACGTCGACGACCTCAGCACCCGCGGCGACGCCCCCGTCCACGAGCTGCTCCTGGGCCTGTTCGGCCGCACGGTGGCGGACTTCGAGCAGCTCCTGCACCGGTTCGACTGA
- a CDS encoding OB-fold domain-containing protein, translated as MSDTPPPPPQPFRLLPQLDDLNRAFWTGGEHDELRLWRCQACGHWIHPPSVRCPLCLSKELAVEAVSGWAVVHTFTVNHQPWYPGLEPPYVVAIVELPEQAGLRLTTGIVGLPVDDVKVGLDVEVCFERYDDVWLPFFRPAGGA; from the coding sequence GTGAGCGACACGCCCCCACCGCCCCCGCAGCCCTTCCGCCTGCTGCCCCAGCTCGACGACCTCAACCGGGCGTTCTGGACCGGCGGCGAGCACGACGAGCTGCGACTGTGGCGCTGCCAGGCGTGCGGCCACTGGATCCACCCGCCGTCGGTGCGCTGCCCGCTGTGCCTGTCGAAGGAGCTGGCGGTCGAGGCCGTGTCGGGGTGGGCGGTCGTCCACACCTTCACCGTGAACCACCAGCCCTGGTACCCGGGGCTCGAGCCGCCGTACGTGGTGGCGATCGTCGAGCTGCCCGAGCAGGCGGGGCTGCGGCTGACGACGGGCATCGTCGGGCTGCCGGTCGACGACGTGAAGGTCGGACTCGACGTCGAGGTGTGCTTCGAACGCTACGACGACGTCTGGCTGCCGTTCTTCCGGCCGGCGGGTGGTGCGTGA
- a CDS encoding VOC family protein, which yields MPTSEPEPGADTAVVNHVGQCVADIGRAERFYVELLGFEVDRRLDVPDEAAGPLLGVAPPVGLSATYLRKGDFQLELLAYDRPGNPPFRPRVLNEPGLTHLSMSVDDLDATVDRVEALGGEIVTRLPFAAFVRDPDGQLLELLPMSFRRGRP from the coding sequence ATGCCGACCTCCGAGCCCGAACCCGGCGCCGACACCGCCGTCGTGAACCACGTCGGCCAGTGCGTCGCCGACATCGGGCGGGCGGAGCGCTTCTACGTCGAGCTGCTCGGCTTCGAGGTCGACCGCCGGCTCGACGTGCCTGACGAGGCCGCCGGGCCCCTCCTCGGCGTCGCTCCCCCGGTCGGGCTGTCGGCCACCTACCTGCGCAAGGGCGACTTCCAGCTGGAGCTGCTGGCCTACGACCGCCCCGGCAACCCGCCCTTCCGTCCCCGGGTGCTCAACGAGCCGGGGCTGACCCACCTGTCCATGTCGGTGGACGACCTCGACGCCACCGTCGACCGGGTCGAGGCGCTCGGCGGCGAGATCGTCACCCGGCTGCCCTTCGCCGCCTTCGTGCGCGACCCCGACGGCCAGCTGCTGGAGCTGCTGCCCATGTCGTTCCGGCGGGGACGCCCGTGA
- a CDS encoding nitroreductase family protein, with protein MSDEERAVLDLLVRQRGCRRFLSDPVDPGDLHTILRAATHAPSAENAQPWVFVVVDAPEARQAVADLTRRLWDDIAREPSERNLPAGLFEAVDGFMASGYGGAPTLVVVAGDGRSGTSPRLLASSIFPAAQNLLLAAAALGYGSTMTTLAAQAPAELAEVVGLPAGIIPFAVLPIGRPAVPLGPPRRRPVAEVAHRNRFGTPFDG; from the coding sequence GTGAGCGACGAGGAGCGTGCCGTGCTCGACCTGCTGGTGCGCCAGCGGGGCTGCCGCCGGTTCCTGAGCGACCCGGTCGACCCCGGCGACCTGCACACCATCCTCCGGGCGGCGACCCACGCCCCCAGCGCCGAGAACGCCCAGCCGTGGGTGTTCGTGGTGGTCGACGCCCCCGAGGCCCGGCAGGCGGTGGCCGACCTGACCAGACGACTGTGGGACGACATCGCCCGGGAGCCCTCCGAGCGCAACCTCCCCGCCGGGCTGTTCGAGGCCGTCGACGGGTTCATGGCGAGCGGTTACGGCGGAGCGCCGACGCTGGTGGTCGTGGCCGGCGACGGCCGCAGCGGGACCTCACCGCGGCTGCTCGCCTCGTCGATCTTCCCGGCGGCCCAGAACCTGCTGCTGGCCGCCGCCGCGCTGGGCTACGGCTCGACGATGACGACCCTCGCCGCCCAGGCCCCGGCCGAGCTGGCGGAGGTGGTGGGGCTGCCCGCCGGGATCATCCCGTTCGCGGTCCTCCCGATCGGCCGCCCGGCCGTCCCCCTCGGACCACCCCGTCGCCGCCCGGTGGCCGAGGTCGCCCACCGCAACCGCTTCGGCACACCGTTCGACGGCTGA
- a CDS encoding enoyl-CoA hydratase-related protein, whose product MPIRYEPQGDHLLLITIDRPERRNALDLHHFRDLAQAWRDFRDDDDLWVAVVTGVDGSFMSGADLKDYVPQVTALAQEIRRGEVEEIDGCRLSDGAEAVLRNAKLYKPIVAAIDGPCVAGGMEMLGGIDIRVASERATFGVLEPKRGLFAGGGTTARLPRQVPYAAAMELLLVAESVSARRALELGLLNEVVASEDVLTSAFRWAERILANGPLAVRATKESVVRGLSGTLRDAYKIEAELSGVVFASEDAREGPQAFAEKRPPRWQNR is encoded by the coding sequence GTGCCGATCCGCTACGAGCCCCAGGGCGACCACCTGCTCCTGATCACCATCGATCGACCGGAGCGGCGCAACGCCCTCGACCTCCACCACTTCCGCGACCTGGCCCAGGCGTGGCGGGACTTCCGTGACGACGACGACCTGTGGGTCGCGGTGGTCACCGGCGTCGACGGGTCCTTCATGTCCGGTGCCGATCTCAAGGACTACGTCCCCCAGGTCACGGCCCTGGCCCAGGAGATCCGCCGCGGCGAGGTCGAGGAGATCGACGGCTGCCGCCTCAGCGACGGCGCCGAGGCCGTGCTGCGCAACGCCAAGCTCTACAAGCCGATCGTCGCCGCGATCGACGGGCCCTGCGTGGCCGGCGGGATGGAGATGCTGGGCGGGATCGACATCCGGGTGGCCAGCGAGCGGGCGACGTTCGGCGTGCTGGAGCCGAAGCGGGGGCTGTTCGCCGGCGGCGGCACCACGGCCCGACTGCCCCGCCAGGTCCCCTACGCCGCAGCCATGGAGCTCCTCCTCGTCGCCGAGTCGGTGTCGGCGCGCCGGGCGCTCGAGCTGGGGCTGCTCAACGAGGTGGTCGCTTCCGAGGACGTGCTGACCAGCGCCTTCCGGTGGGCCGAGCGGATCCTGGCCAACGGGCCGCTGGCGGTGCGGGCCACCAAGGAGTCCGTGGTGCGGGGCCTGTCGGGAACCCTGCGGGACGCCTACAAGATCGAGGCCGAGCTGTCCGGCGTCGTGTTCGCCTCGGAGGACGCCAGGGAGGGCCCGCAGGCGTTCGCCGAGAAGCGGCCACCCCGCTGGCAGAACCGCTGA
- a CDS encoding thiolase family protein: MPFFDDRVVISGVGQSDVGRRLFRDPLDLTLDAALAAIDDAGLTRADIDGIATYPGAMSIPPGFSGVGVTDVHEALRLNLNWYSGGPEAPGQLGSVIDACAAVATGMANHVLCFRTVWEGTAQAGGGRASVMPGTGAGGGGGGGKVPRMSGFMQWVMPYGAPSAANWIAMMATRHFHEYGTRREHLGAIAVNARTNAALNPKAIYTDPMSLDDYLGARMVSWPFGLYDCDVPADGCTAVIVSRADRASDLRRPPLRVEAVGTAIHGRPSWDQWDDLTTMALRDAGAQLWTRTDLTPADVDVAELYDGFSFITLCWLEALGFCAKGEGGPFVEGGGRIARDGELPLNTNGGQLSSGRLHGYGFLHEACRQLWGEAGERQVVRPGDRGPEVAVAAAGGGPLAGCLLLTTS, encoded by the coding sequence ATGCCGTTCTTCGACGACCGGGTGGTGATCTCCGGGGTCGGGCAGTCCGACGTCGGCCGCCGCCTGTTCCGCGACCCGCTCGACCTGACGCTCGACGCCGCCCTGGCCGCCATCGACGACGCCGGCCTCACCCGGGCCGACATCGACGGCATCGCCACCTACCCCGGCGCCATGTCGATCCCGCCCGGCTTCAGCGGCGTCGGGGTGACCGACGTGCACGAGGCGTTGCGGCTGAACCTGAACTGGTACTCGGGTGGCCCCGAGGCGCCCGGCCAGCTCGGCTCGGTGATCGACGCCTGCGCCGCGGTGGCCACCGGGATGGCGAACCACGTCCTCTGCTTCCGGACGGTGTGGGAGGGCACGGCGCAGGCCGGCGGCGGTCGGGCCTCGGTGATGCCGGGCACCGGCGCGGGCGGCGGCGGGGGTGGCGGCAAGGTCCCCCGCATGTCGGGCTTCATGCAGTGGGTCATGCCCTACGGCGCCCCGTCCGCCGCCAACTGGATCGCCATGATGGCCACCCGGCACTTCCACGAGTACGGCACCCGGCGGGAGCACCTGGGCGCCATCGCCGTCAACGCCCGCACCAACGCCGCGCTCAACCCGAAGGCCATCTACACCGACCCCATGTCGCTCGACGACTACCTGGGCGCCCGGATGGTCTCCTGGCCGTTCGGCCTCTACGACTGCGACGTGCCGGCCGACGGGTGCACCGCGGTGATCGTGTCGCGGGCCGACCGGGCCTCCGACCTGCGCAGACCGCCCCTACGGGTGGAGGCGGTGGGCACGGCCATCCACGGCCGCCCGTCGTGGGACCAGTGGGACGACCTGACGACGATGGCCCTGCGCGACGCCGGCGCCCAGCTGTGGACCCGCACCGACCTGACGCCCGCCGACGTCGACGTCGCCGAGCTGTACGACGGCTTCAGCTTCATCACCCTGTGCTGGCTGGAGGCCCTGGGGTTCTGCGCCAAGGGCGAGGGCGGGCCGTTCGTGGAGGGCGGCGGCCGCATCGCACGGGACGGCGAGCTGCCGCTCAACACCAACGGCGGCCAGCTGTCGTCCGGGCGGCTCCACGGCTACGGCTTCCTCCACGAGGCCTGCCGGCAGCTGTGGGGCGAGGCCGGCGAGCGCCAGGTGGTGCGCCCGGGTGACCGTGGCCCCGAGGTCGCCGTGGCCGCGGCGGGCGGCGGCCCCCTCGCCGGCTGCCTGTTGCTGACCACGTCGTAG
- a CDS encoding TetR family transcriptional regulator, with the protein MGRIAGVSPTETRERLLDAAARVFELKGYEGATVAQIAQEAGVTSGAIYAHYASKAELLVDALRAHRERAIAALFPPGSRTDAASLLITLGSRLGTDEQNATALLAEALLASRRDAALSQVLAATLAEREQLMAGLIADGQAAGDLIEDVSPEVAARFALMLGLGSMLVRTLDLPTADPAEWTDFMRRIVGAFTQETTP; encoded by the coding sequence ATGGGACGCATCGCCGGGGTCTCCCCCACCGAGACACGGGAGCGGCTGCTCGACGCCGCCGCCCGCGTGTTCGAGCTCAAGGGCTACGAGGGCGCGACCGTCGCCCAGATCGCCCAGGAGGCCGGCGTCACCAGCGGCGCCATCTACGCCCACTACGCCAGCAAGGCCGAGCTCCTCGTCGACGCGCTGCGGGCCCATCGCGAGCGGGCCATCGCTGCGCTGTTCCCGCCCGGCAGCCGCACCGACGCCGCCAGCCTCCTGATCACCCTCGGCTCCCGTCTCGGCACCGACGAGCAGAACGCCACCGCGCTCCTCGCCGAGGCCCTGCTGGCATCCCGCCGCGACGCGGCGCTCAGCCAGGTGCTCGCCGCCACCCTCGCCGAGCGGGAGCAGCTCATGGCGGGGCTGATCGCCGACGGACAGGCCGCCGGGGACCTGATCGAGGACGTCTCGCCCGAGGTCGCCGCCCGCTTCGCCCTCATGCTCGGCCTCGGCTCGATGCTCGTCCGGACCCTCGACCTGCCCACGGCCGACCCGGCCGAGTGGACCGACTTCATGCGCCGCATCGTCGGCGCCTTCACGCAGGAGACGACCCCATGA
- a CDS encoding TlpA disulfide reductase family protein translates to MDATTDPSSATRTITLLDDAVTEVAVAVDGEQVVLAPADLAAVLGWELEPEGLCRGDVCVPVRDRSLVEPAGEGNGVSLHGVAAALDRPLVVDLDAGVAAIGPGRSSRRQALAGGPLPELALPDVDGQIVDLASLQGRKAILVAFATWCGCRDDLPGWQALQDDLGDDVAVVAVALDEDAEDVRPFAEPVTLPVLVDRDHVVSDRLGISNVPAVVWVDEDGCVARPPTVAFGTDKWTEYTGVPSGPHLDAVRRWVRDGQVPEGRANAAAGGSGTEVGDLSEDQEAARLWFRIATHLRRQGRDDEAAERFARAAELAPVDFTVARAAMPLTGRDPFGPDFFELYRRWREAGAPFHGLDPDR, encoded by the coding sequence ATGGACGCGACCACCGATCCGTCGAGCGCCACCCGCACGATCACGCTGCTCGACGACGCCGTCACCGAGGTGGCCGTGGCCGTCGACGGCGAGCAGGTCGTGCTGGCGCCGGCCGACCTCGCGGCCGTGCTGGGCTGGGAGCTCGAGCCGGAGGGACTCTGCCGCGGCGACGTGTGCGTGCCCGTCCGGGACCGGTCACTGGTGGAGCCGGCCGGCGAGGGCAACGGTGTGTCGCTCCACGGGGTGGCCGCGGCGCTGGATCGGCCGCTGGTCGTCGACCTCGACGCCGGGGTCGCCGCGATCGGCCCGGGCCGGTCGAGCCGCCGCCAGGCCCTGGCGGGCGGGCCGCTGCCCGAGCTGGCGCTGCCGGACGTCGACGGCCAGATCGTCGACCTGGCGTCGCTGCAGGGACGCAAGGCGATCCTGGTCGCCTTCGCCACCTGGTGCGGGTGCCGCGACGACCTGCCGGGCTGGCAGGCCCTCCAGGACGACCTCGGCGACGACGTCGCCGTCGTGGCGGTCGCGCTGGACGAGGACGCCGAGGACGTGCGGCCCTTCGCCGAGCCGGTGACCCTGCCGGTGCTGGTCGACCGCGACCACGTCGTCTCGGACCGGCTGGGCATCTCCAACGTGCCCGCCGTGGTGTGGGTCGACGAGGACGGCTGCGTGGCCCGGCCGCCGACGGTGGCGTTCGGGACCGACAAGTGGACGGAGTACACCGGCGTGCCCTCGGGGCCGCACCTCGACGCCGTCCGCCGGTGGGTGCGCGACGGCCAGGTCCCCGAGGGACGTGCGAACGCGGCCGCAGGGGGATCTGGCACGGAGGTCGGCGACCTCAGCGAGGACCAAGAGGCGGCGCGGCTGTGGTTCCGCATCGCCACCCACCTGCGCCGCCAGGGCCGCGACGACGAGGCGGCCGAGCGCTTCGCCCGGGCGGCCGAGCTGGCACCCGTGGACTTCACCGTGGCCCGGGCCGCCATGCCTCTGACGGGACGCGACCCCTTCGGCCCGGACTTCTTCGAGCTCTACCGTCGCTGGCGGGAGGCGGGCGCACCGTTCCACGGCCTCGACCCGGACCGGTAG
- a CDS encoding enoyl-CoA hydratase: protein MPEYKFLKYESFDEGRIVRILLNRPESRNAQNRGMLVELDEAFLAAEADDEVRVVILGGEGLMFSSGHDMGSKVSLEEYAPGPNQHPTRTINGGTREGAENRMLQEWHYFFQNTLRWRNLRKITIAQVHGDVYAAGLMLMWACDLIVGSEEVRFADVVGTRLGMCGVEYFGHPWEFGPRRTKELMLTGDSIDIHEAHRLGMVSKVFKLDELPEQTVELARRIAGLPTMTALLIKESVNQTVDNMGFYNSLQACFTMHQLNHSHWAEVREDKYPIADEAHGIPNWREAPPIVPSVKDKVRADS from the coding sequence ATGCCGGAGTACAAGTTCCTGAAGTACGAGAGCTTCGACGAGGGTCGCATCGTCCGGATCCTGCTGAACCGGCCCGAGTCCCGCAACGCCCAGAACCGGGGGATGCTCGTCGAGCTCGACGAGGCGTTCCTGGCCGCCGAGGCCGACGACGAGGTGCGGGTGGTGATCCTGGGCGGCGAGGGCCTGATGTTCTCGTCGGGCCACGACATGGGCTCCAAGGTGTCGCTGGAGGAGTACGCACCCGGGCCCAACCAGCACCCCACCCGCACCATCAACGGCGGCACCCGCGAGGGCGCCGAGAACCGGATGCTGCAGGAGTGGCACTACTTCTTCCAGAACACCCTCCGGTGGCGGAACCTGCGCAAGATCACGATCGCCCAGGTGCACGGCGACGTCTACGCCGCCGGCCTGATGCTGATGTGGGCCTGCGACCTGATCGTGGGCTCGGAGGAGGTGCGCTTCGCCGACGTCGTGGGCACCCGCCTGGGCATGTGCGGGGTCGAGTACTTCGGCCACCCGTGGGAGTTCGGCCCCCGCCGCACCAAGGAGCTGATGCTCACCGGCGACTCGATCGACATCCACGAGGCGCACCGGCTCGGCATGGTCTCGAAGGTGTTCAAGCTCGACGAGCTCCCCGAGCAGACCGTCGAGCTGGCCCGCCGCATCGCCGGCCTCCCGACGATGACCGCCCTGCTGATCAAGGAGTCGGTCAACCAGACCGTCGACAACATGGGCTTCTACAACTCCCTCCAGGCCTGCTTCACGATGCACCAGCTCAACCACAGCCACTGGGCCGAGGTGCGGGAGGACAAGTACCCGATCGCCGACGAGGCCCACGGCATCCCCAACTGGCGCGAGGCCCCACCGATCGTGCCCTCCGTGAAGGACAAGGTCCGCGCCGACTCCTGA
- a CDS encoding ferritin-like domain-containing protein, translating to MTSLDRDVNSVDEIVVERDPAVLAAVIHEIELHSDVLLTWDYERSRTALVKLYEKAKTSQWNGTTDLPWDTEVDWDKLADEAARQNERFQPLRDIEGSPLAKWGDKEWRAFSVEMQTALLSQFLHGEQGALVCTGLITATVPWIDAKYYAATQVMDEARHVEVFGRYIQEKTNGQYPISPQLGGLLDDIIRDGRWDITYLGMQIMVEGLALAAFGFMHMLTTEPLLKQLLRYVMSDEARHVAFGVLSLKEFYDGLGSTEIRERQEFAFEAAVRLRNRFMVQDVWERLGADPKEVVAFLNANPNPGQELFQTMLFSKIVPNAKKLGLLDAGDGWLRQKFTEIGIIQFENWVDTSEEYSSLDAVAADRA from the coding sequence ATGACCTCCCTCGACCGCGACGTCAACAGCGTCGACGAGATCGTCGTCGAACGCGACCCCGCCGTCCTCGCCGCCGTGATCCACGAGATCGAGCTGCACAGCGACGTGCTGCTCACCTGGGACTACGAGCGCAGCCGGACCGCGCTGGTGAAGCTCTACGAGAAGGCCAAGACCTCCCAGTGGAACGGCACAACCGACCTGCCGTGGGACACCGAGGTCGACTGGGACAAGCTGGCCGACGAGGCCGCCCGCCAGAACGAGCGGTTCCAGCCCCTGCGCGACATCGAGGGCTCCCCACTCGCCAAGTGGGGCGACAAGGAGTGGCGCGCCTTCTCCGTCGAGATGCAGACCGCCCTGCTGTCGCAGTTCCTCCACGGCGAGCAGGGCGCGCTCGTGTGCACCGGCCTCATCACCGCGACCGTGCCGTGGATCGACGCCAAGTACTACGCCGCCACCCAGGTGATGGACGAGGCCCGCCACGTCGAGGTCTTCGGCCGGTACATCCAGGAGAAGACCAACGGGCAGTACCCGATCAGCCCGCAGCTCGGCGGCCTGCTCGACGACATCATCCGCGACGGCCGCTGGGACATCACCTACCTCGGCATGCAGATCATGGTCGAGGGCCTGGCGCTGGCCGCCTTCGGGTTCATGCACATGCTCACCACCGAGCCCCTGCTCAAGCAGCTGCTGCGCTACGTGATGTCGGACGAGGCCCGCCACGTGGCCTTCGGGGTCCTGTCGCTGAAGGAGTTCTACGACGGCCTCGGCAGCACGGAGATCCGGGAGCGCCAGGAGTTCGCCTTCGAGGCCGCGGTCCGGCTCCGCAACCGGTTCATGGTCCAGGACGTGTGGGAGCGGCTCGGCGCCGACCCCAAGGAGGTGGTGGCGTTCCTGAACGCCAACCCGAACCCGGGCCAGGAGCTGTTCCAGACGATGCTGTTCTCGAAGATCGTCCCCAACGCCAAGAAGCTCGGCCTCCTCGACGCCGGCGACGGCTGGCTCCGCCAGAAGTTCACCGAGATCGGCATCATCCAGTTCGAGAACTGGGTCGACACCAGCGAGGAGTACTCGTCGCTGGACGCCGTCGCCGCCGACCGCGCCTGA